AGGTCATAAATTCTGAGGTTTTATTGGTTTCCTCAGGTGCGACGCAGACGGAGCTTGGCGAAATACTCGAGTCGTTTTTTGAGCTCTCGTTCGTAACCGCGCTCGACCGGTTGATAGAGAACCGGGCGTTTCATGCCATCCGGAAAGTAGTTCTGGCCAGAGAAACCATCCTCGGCGTCATGGTCGTAGGCATAGCCCTCTCCGTAGCCCTGTTCCTTCATCAACCGGGTGGGAGCGTTGAGAATATGCTTTGGCGGCGGCGCGCTCCCGGTCTTTTTCGCCTCGCGCAGCGCGGCCTTGTAGGCTGCGTAACCTGCGTTCGATTTGGGTGCGAGCGCGAGATAGGCCACCGCCTGACCCAATGCTAATTCGCCTTCGGGGCTGCCGATCCGCTCATAGGTTTCCCAAGCATGCAGGCAGATGGATTGCGCTTGCGGATCGGCGAGGCCAATATCCTCGATCGCCATGCGCAGAATGCGCCGTGCAAGATAGCGCGGGTCCTCGCCCCCTGTCAGCATGCGCGCCAGCCAGTAGAGCGCTGCATCCGGGTCCGATCCACGCACGGATTTATGCAGCGCAGAGATGAGGTTGTAATGTTCATCTCCCGACTTGTCATATTTGGCGGCGCGCTTCATCAGGCGCGTGGCCAGAGCGGCGCTGTCCAGCTTGCCTTCGACTTTCCACGCGGCGACTTGTTCAATCAGATTGAGAAGCGCGCGCCCATCCCCATCGGCCATGTCAAGCAGCGCCTCTCGCGCCGGACCGTCGAGCGGCAAGGCGCGGCCCAACTCTTGTTCGGCGCGCTGTGCGAGGCGTTCCATATCTGCCAGAGTGAGGCGCGTCAGCACCAAAACTTGCGCGCGGCTGAGCAGCGCGGCGTTCAACTCGAAACTCGGGTTCTCCGTCGTGGCACCAACCAATAGGATCGTGCCATCCTCCATATGCGGAAGGAACCCGTCCTGCTGCGCCTTGTTGAAGCGGTGGATTTCATCGACGAAAAGCAGCGTGCCACGGCCCTGAGTGCGGCGATGCTTTGCCTCGTCGAACACTTTGCGCAGGTCTGGAACGCCGGTGAAAATGGCGCTGATCTGAACAAAATGCAGGTCCGTCTCATCCGCCAAGAGCCGGGCAATGGTGGTCTTGCCCACACCGGGTGGGCCCCAGAACACCAGCGACGAAAGGCTTCCCGAGGCGAGCATCACCCCAAGCGGGGCCTCAGGGCCAAGCACCTGTTCCTGTCCGATCACATCCACCAGACGGCGCGGCCGGAGCCTGTCTGCCAGCGGACGGGGGCCAGTATCCGGGCGAGGCGTAGCGCCGCTATCGAAAAGATCTGCCACCACTTAGATCCTAAACCGCAGCGCCATGCGCCGCCCATCCCGCAAGACATCGAGGCTAAGGGTGGTCATCGCCTCTTCCAGCGCGTCCTTTGCGGCACGGCTGGTGCCGATGGGCACGCCGTTGACCGCGCGGAGAATGTCGCCGGGCCGCAATCCGGCCCGCGCGCCAAATGGGCCGGGATCTTCCACCAACGCGCCCTCTGACATCAGCGGCAGCCGATATTGATCAATCACGACCGGATTGATGGTCACAAGGGTCAGTTGCGGGATTGCGGCGCGCGGACCAGTTTCCAAAGGGTCGCGCGGCGGGCTGTCGGGCGCGGCGATCATCGCAATCTCGATTTCCTGCTCTGTCCCCCCACGCAGGCGGGTAATATTGGTCGTTGACCCAATACCAGCGACTGACATGCGATAGATCACCTCGGCCGGGCTGTTGACGGGCTGGCCACCGACACGGGTGATCACATCGCCGGGGCGAATATCAGCGGCAAAGCTGCTTTGGGGATGTACCTCGGAAATCACGACACCATCAGGGCGGGCGATACCCAGCCCCTCGGCCATGTCGGGCGTCACGGGCTGGCCCCCCAGACCGGCCCAAGGCCGCTCAAACTCCGTTTTGCCCGCGCGTGCCTGTGCCACGAATTGCGCCACAAGGCCGGCGGGGATTGCGAAGCCGATGCCGTTCGAACCGCCTGAGCGCGACAGGATCGCCGTGTTGATGCCGATAAGGTCGCCGTTCACATCGACCAGCGCCCCGCCGGAATTACCCGGATTGATCGGCGCGTCAGTCTGGATGAAGTAGCCGCGCGCATTGCCCGTAGCCGTGCCCGACCGCGCAAGACCCGAGACTATGCCGCTTGAAACGGTCTGGCCCACACCAAACGGGTTGCCGATGGCCAATACCAATTCGCCCACTTGAACGGTGTCACTGTCGCGCAGGGTCAGGGCAGGCAGACTTGGGGCATTCTCGACCTGCAACAGCGCCAAATCCGCCTCTTCATCGGCCAAAAGGACGCGGGCGGCATATTCACGGCGGTCGTTCAATACCACGCGGATATCCGTAGCCTCTCCCACAACATGATAGTTTGATACGACGATACCATCCGCCGAGAGGATCACGCCAGAGCCCAAGGAATTTTGCACACGTGGGCGGGTGCTGCCGAAATCGTTGAAGAAGCGCTCAAAAAACGGATCTCCACGAAATGGGCTGCGGCGTGCCTCGACGATGCGACTGGCATAGATATTGACCACCGCCGGAGCGGCCTCTTGCACCACCGGAGCAAAGCCGAGCTGGATTTCAACCTGCGAGGTTGGCACGCGGGTTTCGGCGCGCGGCAAGCCGGGAAGGGCCAACAGAACAAGGCAGAGAAAGCGGAACATGACAGGCTCCCCAAGGATTTTCTTGGCCTTTGAGATATGCTGGGAGTGACGCGGCAATGCAAGGCTTTGCGGCGCCTAGTGGTGGTATGTTCCCGATGCCAAACATGCAAAACCCCCGCCCGTGAGGGCGGGGGTTAATCTGTAACCATCTGAAATGGTTATGATCTTATTCGTCGTCTGCCATCTCAAAGGCGGCATTGCGGGCCTTGTCCGATGCACCTTTGGCATCAACGTCACGGTCCACGAATTCGATGATCGCCATCGGTGCCATGTCACCATAACGGAAGCCAGCCTTGAGCACACGGACGTAGCCGCCCTGACGGTCCTTGTAGCGGGGTCCGAGAATGTCGAACAGCTTGGCCACATAAGCGTCTTGCTTGAGTTGGCTTGCGGCCTGACGGCGGGCGTGCAGGTCGCCACGCTTGCCCAAAGTGATCAGCTTTTCGATGATCGGGCGCAGTTCCTTGGCCTTGGGCAGGGTGGTCTTGATCTGCTCATGTTCGATAAGCGAGCCAGCCATATTCGCCCAAAGCGCCTTGCGGTGCTCATGGGTGCGGTTCAGGCGGCGGTAGCCTCTTGCGTGACGCATTTTCTATCTCCTTAGCGTGTTTTGCTTTGTCCGGCGGTCTGATGCGTGTCAGCCGCTCTCCTTGGGGCATTGGCCCGTATTTTCCCCGGCATTCCGGGCATTACCCCACCCTACGAAGCTCTCCGTAGGGTGGGTGTATCGCACGCGTATATCAGAACGCGTCTTCGAACTTCTTGGCGAGGTCCTCGATATTGTCTGGCGGCCAATCCTCGACATCCATGCCAAGGTGCAGGCCCATGCCCGAGAGCACTTCCTTGATCTCGTTGAGCGACTTGCGGCCAAAGTTCGGCGTGCGCAGCATCTCGGCTTCGGTCTTTTGGATCAGATCGCCGATGTAAACGATGTTGTCGTTCTTGAGGCAGTTGGCAGAACGGACCGACAATTCCAACTCGTCCACTTTCTTGAGCAGGAGCGGGTTGAATTCGAGACCGTCATCGTCATCCTGACGGCTGGCCGACTCGGGTTCGTCGAAGTTCACGAAGATCGACAGTTGATCCTGCAGGATGCGCGCGGCATAGGCCACGGCATCATCCGGGGTGATCGATCCGTCGGTTTCGATTTTCATCGTCAGCTTATCATAGTCCAGAACCTGACCTTCGCGGGTCGGTTGAACCTCATAGCTGACGCGCGAGATCGGCGAATAGATGGCGTCGATCGGAATAAGGCCGATAGGCGCATCTTCAGGCTTATTCTTGTCAGCCGACACATAGCCCTTACCCTGATTCACGGTCAGTTCCATGAAGAGGTCAGCGCCTTCGTCGAGGTGGCAGATCACATGATCCTTGTTGAGAATCTCGATACCCGCGCTGTCAGAGATGTCACCGGCAGTGACAACGCCCGGACCCTTGGCATTGACCGAAAGACGCTTGGGCCCTTCGACTTCCATGCGGATCGCAACACCCTTGAGGTTGAGAACGATGTCGGTCACGTCTTCGCGGACACCGGCCACCGAGGAGAACTCGTGCAGCACGTTGTCGATCTGCACGGCGGTGATGGCCGCACCTTGCAGCGAAGACAGAAGAACGCGGCGCAGCGCGTTACCCAGCGTGAGACCAAAGCCGCGCTCGAGCGGCTCGGCGATCAGAACCGCCTGACGCAGCGGGTCATTGCCGGGTTTTACTTCAAGCTGTGTCGGCTTGATCAATTCAGCCCAATTCTTGTGGATCATGCGTCCCTCCATTCTTGCCCTGTTCCCATGTCCAAAGGTTCAGAGCGCCCGAGGATGTAAAATGACGAAAGCGGGACCGCGCCAAGGCGCGGCCCCACCAAGAGATGTATCGGATCAGACCCGGCGGCGCTTCGGTGGGCGGCAGCCGTTGTGCGCCATCGGTGTCACATCACGGATCGACGTGATGTTAAAGCCGACAGCCGCCAAAGCGCGCAGCGCCGATTCACGGCCCGAACCCGGCCCCTGAACTTCGACGTCAAGCGAGCGCATGCCGTGTTCCTGTGCCTTGCGGCCAGCATCCTCAGCGGCCATCTGCGCCGCGTAGGGCGTGGATTTGCGCGAGCCTTTGAAGCCCATGGTCCCAGCCGAGGACCATGCGATGGCATTGCCCTGCACGTCCGAGATCAGGATCTTGGTATTGTTGAAGGAAGAGTTCACGTGAGCAACGCCAGTGGCGATGTTCTTGGAAACCTTTTTCTTGGTGCGTTTGGTATCGCGTGCCATATCTGCTGCCCTCCCTTATTTCTTCTTGCCGGCAATGGCTTTTGCCGGGCCCTTGCGGGTGCGGGCGTTGGTGTGGGTCCGCTGACCACGCACCGGCAGATTGCGACGGTGACGCAGGCCGCGGTAGCAGCCAAGATCCATCAAACGCTTGATGTTCATCTGGGTGTCGCGGCGCAGGTCGCCTTCGACAGTGTAATTCGCGTCGATATGTTCGCGCAGGGCCAGAGCCTCGGCATCCGAAAGCTCGTTTACGCGACGCGAAACGTCGATGCTGAGCGCTTCGCAGATGGATTTGGCCGAGGCATGGCCGATTCCGGTGATGTAGGTAAGGGCGATGGGAACCCGTTTGTTGGTCGGGATGTTGACGCCGGCGATACGTGCCAAGTGTAGCTTCCTTTTTCGTTGCGGTTCCGTAGCACCAGAACCTTTTTTCACAACGTAAGCCCGAAGCGATCACGCACCGGGCCGCGGCTGATTCCAAATGAGTGATTCGCATACCGGGTGCGACCCGGAACCAGAATCAATCTCGTGTTCGAGATAGGGCTGGTTATGGGGAAATGGTCGGGGCGTCAAGGCCCCGAACCCCTATCAATCGCTATTTGTCAAGCGCTTCTGCAATCTCAGCCTGCACCGCGTCAATCTCAGCCAGACCATCGACCGAGGTCAGTTGACCATGGGCATAGTAATAGCCAAGCAGCGGCGAGGTTTTCTTGTAATATTCCATCAGACGATTCCGCAGCGCGTCTTCGTTGTCATCCGCACGGCGTTTGACATCTGTAGAGCCACACTTTGCGCATTTGCCATCCGCAGGCCACGGCTTGGTGATGTCATTATAGACCTCGCCACACCCACCACAGGTTGAACGGGCCGTGATGCGCTGAACGAGCGCTTCGTCATCGACGCGCAATTCGATCACTGCCTCCAAGGTCTCGCCGGTTTCTTCGAGCAGATCGGCCAAGGCATCCGCCTGCGCCAGTGTGCGTGGGAAGCCGTCAAAGATGAAGCCGCCTTTGCGCGCGCCTTGCAACTGCTCGCGTATCAGGCCGATCACGATTTCATCGGTCACAAGATCGCCGCGCGCCATGACATCTGCGACGATGCGCCCCATCTCAGAGCCGCTGTCCTTGGCGGCGCGCAACATGTCGCCGGTGGAGAGCTGGATCATATCCCGGCTTTCGACAAGATAATGTGCTTGGGTGCCCTTGCCTGCGCCCGGCGGTCCGAGAAGGATGATATTCATCGCCGCGCCGGTGCCTTTCTGCGGCTGCGTTTCTTGCCCTTGCCGCTCAGTTGGGATTTCTCGATCAAGCCCTCGTATTGATGGGCCAGAAGATGCGACTGAACCTGCTGAATAGTATCCATCGTCACGGAAACGACGATCAGAACCGACGTGCCGCCAAAGTAGAAGGGAATGGCGAACTGGTTACGCAGGATCTCTGGCAGAAGGCAAACCGCAGCGAGATAGGCAGAGCCGATGACCAGCACACGGTTCACAACGAAATCAAGATATTCCGCCGTCCGTTTGCCCGGACGAATACCGGGAATAAAGCCGTTCTGGTTCTTGAGGTTCTCGGCCACGTCATCGGTTTTGAACGCAACGTTGAAGGTGTAGAAATAGGCAAAGAACACGATCATGATCGTGAAGAACAGCAGATAGAGCGGCTGTCCAGGTCCGAAATAGGCCATCACGGTCGAGAGAACCGGATTGGTGGTATTTCCGGAGAACGTCGTGATCGTGGCCGGAAGAAGAAGAAGAGACGAGGCAAAGATCGCCGGGATCACGCCCGCCGGGTTGACCTTGACCGGCAGGTGCGACGAGCCGCCATCATAGATCTTCATACCGACCTGACGGCGGGGATATTGAATGTGGATCTTGCGCAAAGAGCGTTCCATGAAGACCACAAAGGCGATCACGGCCACGACCATCAGCATGACACCCACGATCACCGCAGGGCTGACCGCACCAGACCGGCCCGATGCAAAAAACTGAGCCAGGGCCGCGGGAACCTCGGCGATGATACCGACAAAGATGATCAGCGAGATGCCGTTGCCCACGCCGCGCGCGGTAATCTGCTCGCCCAGCCACATCAGGAACATGGTGCCCCCGATCAGCGTGATCATGCAGGACGCGATAAAGAACATGCCGGGATTGGAGACCATATCGCCCGACTGCAGCGATACGGCAAGCCCGTAGGATTGCAGCGTTGCAAGGGCAACCGTACCGTAGCGGGTATATTGGTTGATCTTCTTGCGACCCTGCTCGCCTTCTTTCTTGAGTTGCTCAAGAGCAGGCACCATTGCGGTCATCAGCTGAACAATGATCGACGCCGAGATATACGGCATGATGCCCAGAGCAAAGATGCCCATCCGTCCGAGCGCGCCGCCGGTAAACATGCTGAGCATGCCACCGATTGAGGCCTGCGCGCCCTCCATGAACTCACGCAGCGCCACACCGTCGATACCCGGAACCGGGATGAAGGTACCCAGCCGGTAGACGATCAGCAGGCCGAGGGTGAACAGGATGCGTTTGCGCAGTTCGGTGGCTTTGCCCAGCGCGGACCAGCTGGTGTTGGCCGCCATTTGCTCTGCTGCAGATACCATTCGCGGGTCTCTTTCATTTGACAACGCCGCCTTGGGCTGTTTTCCAGCTCAGGCGGCGTCAAAGGAAAACTTGGGCTATATGTAAGCGGCACAGATGCCGCTCACAACCTCTTATTCAGCCGCTTGCGCGGTTGTGACCGAGAGGGAGCCGCCGGCCTTTTCGACCGCTTCAATCGCAGCGCGCGAGGCACCTGTGACCTGAATGGTCAACTTGGCGGTCACGTCACCCTTGTTCAGGACGCGGATACCATCAAGTTTGCGACGGACGAGACCCGAGGAAACCAGTGTTTCTTCGGTGATCGGTGCAGAGCCGTCAATCTTGCCAGCCTCAACGAATTTCTGGATCAGGCCAAGGTTGATGACAGCAAAGGATTTGCGGTTCGGCTTGTTGAAGCCGCGCTTGGGCAGACGCTGATAGAGCGGCATCTGGCCACCCTCGTAGCCACCGATCGAAACACCCGAACGGGATTTCTGACCCTTGATACCCCGGCCAGCGGTTTTACCCATGCCGGAACCCGGACCACGGCCAACGCGCTTCTTGCGCTTGGTGGCACCGGGATTGTCGTGCAGTTCATGCAGTTTCATGTCGCTATCTCCTTGCCGGATGCGGCCCCCAGCGACGGGAGCGGCCGAACGCGGCGTGTGTGGGTTGAGTCGGACCCCATTACGAGGCCACCGGGGGCGTATAGACGGTGCCGAGGTCCTTGACAAGAGCGGCGCATCGCGCCCGGAACCGCGATAGCCTCGCTGGAAATTCTCGCGAGAACCCTGATTTTGCGCTATCCGTTGAGCGCAGCGCAGACAGGAAAAGACAAGCCACTGAGCCAGTCGGCGGTCGCGCCGGTAGCTTGATCAGCGGAATACCAGACTCCTCGATTTTGTCGCGGGCTGTGTTCGCTCGACAGAGCTTGGGGTCGAAATCGGACCATTTGGTCGCCCCCTCCTGACCGGACCGGATTGGAATGTGCGCTACGCCGATGTCAGCACCACAAACGAGCTGAGACGCCTTGCCAAGAGCAGCCCGCTGAGGCGCGCAGATCGGGTGGTTGAGGTCGATTATGTGCTCAGGAACATCACCCTGCCGCGGGCAATTCCGGGCACAGGGGTGCGCTTTGTCTTTGGGTCCCATGTTTATGAGCATATAGCCAATCTGCTTGGGTTTTTCCGTCAGCTTGCGGCTGAGATGGGTCCGGGCGGTGCCGTCATCGGGGCGTTTCCCGACCGTCGTTATACCTATGACATTGATCGCCCCAGAACGACACTTGGCCAGTTCATCGACCGCGAGACGCGCGATATCGCCAGCCCGGACGCACAGACGGTTTTTGACCATTTTTATCACTTCAGGCCGGTCAAAGCAGGACAGGTCTGGCCGCACGGCGCCAATCATGGTGTCGCGCGCCAGTTCTCGTTGGCCCATGCGCTTAAGATGAAGAAAACCTCCGCACCAGCTATGTCGACGTGCATTGCAACATCCCGACGGATCAAGAGTTTGTTGAACTGACCGAGACGTTTCCAGAACTTGGCATCAAGCTTAGTCTTCACAAAATGGTCGAAACCTTTCGACCGATGAACGAATTTCATTTCTGCCTGAAAGTCGTGTGACCGGTCGGAGAAAGCCCGTGCATGCTGCGCAAGTTTGGCAGGGTCAGTTCTCTGGACATATGCTGAGACCGCGATAGGCTAAGCGTGCGATCCTGAGACCGGAGGCCCCTGATGCGCGCGATTGCTCTCTGCCTAGCCCTCGCTGTTCTGCCGGGCCCAACGCCACAGGCGGCCACGGGCTGTGCCGCTGATGCGATGCTGGTATTTGACGGGTCTGGGTCCATGGCCGAGGTGGGACATGATCCAACTGCCGCAACCCGGATCATCGAGGCGCGCGCGGCGCTACGGCGCGTGATGCCCGACGTTGCGCCCTATCGGCGGATTGGCCTCTTGTCCTATGGGGCTGGGGGTAGTCATCCCTGTTCGGGGATCACCCGGCATTTTGCCCCTATGCCGGATGCGGCGGCTGCGGTGGTGGTGGCGGTCGACGCGCTGATGCCCGGCGGCCTGACCCCGATTGCCGCCTCGGTGGCGGCGGCGGCAGAGGTGTTAGAGTATCGCACACAACCCGGGATCGTGGTCTTGGTTACGGATGGCAACGAGACCTGCGGCGGTACGCCCTGTGCGCTTGGGGCCGCTTTAACCGCAGAGGCGCGCGATTTGACGGTACATGTGATCGGATTTCGCGTGGTGCATGACCCGTTCTCGTGGAACAGCCCCGAGGCGCAGGGCTATGACGGGCAGACCGTCGCAAAATGTCTGGCCGATGCGACGGGGGGAGTGTTTGTATCGACCGAAACAGTCGACGAACTGGTCGATGCCCTGCGCGAGACACTTGGTTGCCCGCTGATTGGTGGGCTTGGGGCAGGCGCCCCGCCACGTGGGCGGGGCTGATCGTTCAGGCCGTCAGGCCCTCTGGCTCTGCCAGACCATTGGCGCGGCAGCAGGCAGTGAGGGTATTGGCCAAGAGACAGGCGATGGTCATCGGGCCGACGCCGCCCGGCACTGGGGTGATCGCCCCGGCAACAGCGGCGGCCGAGGCGTAATCGACGTCGCCGACCAACACAGTCTTGCCGTCCCGTTCGATCCGGTTGATGCCCACGTCGATCACGGTAGCCCCCGGCTTGATCCAGTCGCCCGGCACCATTTCAGGGCGACCGACGGCAGCCACGACGATATCGGCGCGACGGCAGACATCGGCGATATCCTTGGTCCGGCTATGGGCAATCGTGACGGTGCAGCTATCGCCCAAAAGAAGCTGTGCCATCGGCTTGCCCACAATGTTCGAGCGGCCAAGCACCACAGCATCCATGCCCGCCAACGAGCCGTGATGGTCGCGCAGCATCATCAGGCAGCCCAAGGGCGTGCACGGCACCATGGATTTCTGGCCAGTGCCCAAGAGGCCGACGTTGGAAATATGAAAACCGTCCACATCCTTGGCCGGATCAATAGAGTTGATCACCAGATCGGAATCGAGATGCTTTGGCAGCGGCAATTGCACGAGGATGCCGTGCACGGTGGCGTCTTTGTTGAGACGGTCGATCAGCGCCAGAAGATCAGCCTCTGACGTGTCAACATCCAGCTTGTGCTCGTAGGAATTCATGCCCACTTCGACGGTCTGCTTGCCTTTGGAGCGAACATAGACCTGACTGGCCGGGTCTTCGCCCACAAGCACCACCGCGAGGCCCGGCGTGATGCCGTTTTCCTCTTTCAGGCGCGTCACATGCGAGGCCACCTTGGTCCGCACCTCTGCGGCAAAGGCCTTGCCGTCGATCACTTTAGCCGTCATTCCCAGCCCTTTCATCGTGCTTTAAATCGTTCTGCGCAACGCGCAAGGCCGCCCAGAGCGCGATACTCTGGGCGGCCTTATTTGGTGAGGTTTAGAACAGGCCTTCGATCTGGCCGTCGTCGTTGAGACGGATCGTCTCGGCAGCAGGTTTGCTGGGCAGACCCGGCATTGTCATGATCTCGCCACAGACGACGACGAC
The nucleotide sequence above comes from Roseovarius mucosus. Encoded proteins:
- a CDS encoding replication-associated recombination protein A — protein: MADLFDSGATPRPDTGPRPLADRLRPRRLVDVIGQEQVLGPEAPLGVMLASGSLSSLVFWGPPGVGKTTIARLLADETDLHFVQISAIFTGVPDLRKVFDEAKHRRTQGRGTLLFVDEIHRFNKAQQDGFLPHMEDGTILLVGATTENPSFELNAALLSRAQVLVLTRLTLADMERLAQRAEQELGRALPLDGPAREALLDMADGDGRALLNLIEQVAAWKVEGKLDSAALATRLMKRAAKYDKSGDEHYNLISALHKSVRGSDPDAALYWLARMLTGGEDPRYLARRILRMAIEDIGLADPQAQSICLHAWETYERIGSPEGELALGQAVAYLALAPKSNAGYAAYKAALREAKKTGSAPPPKHILNAPTRLMKEQGYGEGYAYDHDAEDGFSGQNYFPDGMKRPVLYQPVERGYERELKKRLEYFAKLRLRRT
- a CDS encoding trypsin-like peptidase domain-containing protein; translated protein: MFRFLCLVLLALPGLPRAETRVPTSQVEIQLGFAPVVQEAAPAVVNIYASRIVEARRSPFRGDPFFERFFNDFGSTRPRVQNSLGSGVILSADGIVVSNYHVVGEATDIRVVLNDRREYAARVLLADEEADLALLQVENAPSLPALTLRDSDTVQVGELVLAIGNPFGVGQTVSSGIVSGLARSGTATGNARGYFIQTDAPINPGNSGGALVDVNGDLIGINTAILSRSGGSNGIGFAIPAGLVAQFVAQARAGKTEFERPWAGLGGQPVTPDMAEGLGIARPDGVVISEVHPQSSFAADIRPGDVITRVGGQPVNSPAEVIYRMSVAGIGSTTNITRLRGGTEQEIEIAMIAAPDSPPRDPLETGPRAAIPQLTLVTINPVVIDQYRLPLMSEGALVEDPGPFGARAGLRPGDILRAVNGVPIGTSRAAKDALEEAMTTLSLDVLRDGRRMALRFRI
- the rplQ gene encoding 50S ribosomal protein L17; translation: MRHARGYRRLNRTHEHRKALWANMAGSLIEHEQIKTTLPKAKELRPIIEKLITLGKRGDLHARRQAASQLKQDAYVAKLFDILGPRYKDRQGGYVRVLKAGFRYGDMAPMAIIEFVDRDVDAKGASDKARNAAFEMADDE
- a CDS encoding DNA-directed RNA polymerase subunit alpha gives rise to the protein MIHKNWAELIKPTQLEVKPGNDPLRQAVLIAEPLERGFGLTLGNALRRVLLSSLQGAAITAVQIDNVLHEFSSVAGVREDVTDIVLNLKGVAIRMEVEGPKRLSVNAKGPGVVTAGDISDSAGIEILNKDHVICHLDEGADLFMELTVNQGKGYVSADKNKPEDAPIGLIPIDAIYSPISRVSYEVQPTREGQVLDYDKLTMKIETDGSITPDDAVAYAARILQDQLSIFVNFDEPESASRQDDDDGLEFNPLLLKKVDELELSVRSANCLKNDNIVYIGDLIQKTEAEMLRTPNFGRKSLNEIKEVLSGMGLHLGMDVEDWPPDNIEDLAKKFEDAF
- the rpsK gene encoding 30S ribosomal protein S11 — translated: MARDTKRTKKKVSKNIATGVAHVNSSFNNTKILISDVQGNAIAWSSAGTMGFKGSRKSTPYAAQMAAEDAGRKAQEHGMRSLDVEVQGPGSGRESALRALAAVGFNITSIRDVTPMAHNGCRPPKRRRV
- the rpsM gene encoding 30S ribosomal protein S13 codes for the protein MARIAGVNIPTNKRVPIALTYITGIGHASAKSICEALSIDVSRRVNELSDAEALALREHIDANYTVEGDLRRDTQMNIKRLMDLGCYRGLRHRRNLPVRGQRTHTNARTRKGPAKAIAGKKK
- a CDS encoding adenylate kinase; translation: MNIILLGPPGAGKGTQAHYLVESRDMIQLSTGDMLRAAKDSGSEMGRIVADVMARGDLVTDEIVIGLIREQLQGARKGGFIFDGFPRTLAQADALADLLEETGETLEAVIELRVDDEALVQRITARSTCGGCGEVYNDITKPWPADGKCAKCGSTDVKRRADDNEDALRNRLMEYYKKTSPLLGYYYAHGQLTSVDGLAEIDAVQAEIAEALDK
- the secY gene encoding preprotein translocase subunit SecY, producing the protein MVSAAEQMAANTSWSALGKATELRKRILFTLGLLIVYRLGTFIPVPGIDGVALREFMEGAQASIGGMLSMFTGGALGRMGIFALGIMPYISASIIVQLMTAMVPALEQLKKEGEQGRKKINQYTRYGTVALATLQSYGLAVSLQSGDMVSNPGMFFIASCMITLIGGTMFLMWLGEQITARGVGNGISLIIFVGIIAEVPAALAQFFASGRSGAVSPAVIVGVMLMVVAVIAFVVFMERSLRKIHIQYPRRQVGMKIYDGGSSHLPVKVNPAGVIPAIFASSLLLLPATITTFSGNTTNPVLSTVMAYFGPGQPLYLLFFTIMIVFFAYFYTFNVAFKTDDVAENLKNQNGFIPGIRPGKRTAEYLDFVVNRVLVIGSAYLAAVCLLPEILRNQFAIPFYFGGTSVLIVVSVTMDTIQQVQSHLLAHQYEGLIEKSQLSGKGKKRSRRKAPARR
- the rplO gene encoding 50S ribosomal protein L15, coding for MKLHELHDNPGATKRKKRVGRGPGSGMGKTAGRGIKGQKSRSGVSIGGYEGGQMPLYQRLPKRGFNKPNRKSFAVINLGLIQKFVEAGKIDGSAPITEETLVSSGLVRRKLDGIRVLNKGDVTAKLTIQVTGASRAAIEAVEKAGGSLSVTTAQAAE
- a CDS encoding vWA domain-containing protein — encoded protein: MRAIALCLALAVLPGPTPQAATGCAADAMLVFDGSGSMAEVGHDPTAATRIIEARAALRRVMPDVAPYRRIGLLSYGAGGSHPCSGITRHFAPMPDAAAAVVVAVDALMPGGLTPIAASVAAAAEVLEYRTQPGIVVLVTDGNETCGGTPCALGAALTAEARDLTVHVIGFRVVHDPFSWNSPEAQGYDGQTVAKCLADATGGVFVSTETVDELVDALRETLGCPLIGGLGAGAPPRGRG
- the folD gene encoding bifunctional methylenetetrahydrofolate dehydrogenase/methenyltetrahydrofolate cyclohydrolase FolD — protein: MTAKVIDGKAFAAEVRTKVASHVTRLKEENGITPGLAVVLVGEDPASQVYVRSKGKQTVEVGMNSYEHKLDVDTSEADLLALIDRLNKDATVHGILVQLPLPKHLDSDLVINSIDPAKDVDGFHISNVGLLGTGQKSMVPCTPLGCLMMLRDHHGSLAGMDAVVLGRSNIVGKPMAQLLLGDSCTVTIAHSRTKDIADVCRRADIVVAAVGRPEMVPGDWIKPGATVIDVGINRIERDGKTVLVGDVDYASAAAVAGAITPVPGGVGPMTIACLLANTLTACCRANGLAEPEGLTA